Genomic DNA from Marnyiella aurantia:
TACCAATGCATTTTCTGCATAATAGATGTCCTTCAGACCATCTATAAAAAGGTCTCGCAGCTGCATAGCTTCAGCCTTCGCAGACTCATTCTCTGTTGTCGGTTTTTTCTTTTCCATTGAATTAATATTTTGTTAATGTTTGTGTTTGAGCACTTTAGAAACAGACTCAGTGAACTGAATCCGCTTCCCGAAGAGCATCAATTATCAAACCAAAAAGGCTTTTTTTCATTCGGCTGAAGATGAATTTATGCATGTGGACCAACTCAGGACAAGTGGGAACAAAACTTGCAATAAAGAATAAAAACCACTAATCTGCGAGGATGAAGCTGAAAACCAATGTATCATTTATGCAGTATCTGCAATTGATGTTCAAACTTACCTATCAAAAACCGATGCTTCGTGTGCTGATTGGAGTAGCTGTTATCCTGCTTCTGTGGATAATCATTCATCACCTTCACATAACTACGCTTCCTACACCAATCATTTACCAATACATTACGCTGATTCTCATCGCTGTGGTACAACCTTTCATTGTTTTCATTACGATACACAGTAATTATCATTCCAGCAACCAGCTACGGGAAACGCTGGATATGGAGATTACTGACGACCTGATTAAAATCCGTGGACAAAGCTTTTACATGGAGATCCAGTGGGTGCAGATTTACAGATTCAGTGAACTGAAAAGATGGTTCCTGATTTACCAGAATAACCTTTCGGCGATCATCATCCCTAAAAGAAGTCTGACCGAGGAGGAAATTACCAGGCTCCGGTCTATTATGGCAAAGGCCGAAAAGAACCAACATAAATGATAAATCAAAGACTAAAATTCGTCACCAGATAGAAAGCGGCCCAGGCAACAAATACCAGCGCAATTACCCAGACCCAAACGGGAATGGTGCGTGGATTTTCGCTTCCTTTAATGATAAAACTCTGGTTCCTTCCGGTATCATAGGCATTAAGCATCAACGGCAAGGTTCCGCTTACAGTTTCATTATCGGAAAGTCCTTCTATATGAATGATTGGCCCGTTTCGCACGGAAAAGTTTATCACCTTTACACCTTCCTTCCGGTCGAATTTACTCACGATCTTCAGAGTATGAAAACCGTCAGTCAGTTTTGTGGTATCCAGGTTAAATATGACCGGGGTCTGCAATTCGGCCACAGGATTGGATTCATCGTCTATATACAGCAGAACCAAGGCATTGTGTTCAGGCATTTATTTATTTTTTAAAATTCCAGTACGGTATTCTTGATGTGTTTGCTGCTTTTTTCGCCGGGCTTAATCAGGTATTTAAGTGAGTAAAAAAGGGTGTACAGCGTAATGACGGCAATGATAATCACGATTACCCAGTCCCAGTTCGAACTGGGGCCGGTTCCATGGGTAAGTTCCTGAGTAATTTCGGGCTGCTGCAGTTTGCAGGCATCACAGGCCCTGTACCATGCCGAGCCCAGCAATAAGATTATAAGTGTTAAAAGCGTGTTTTTCATCTTATTCAATTTTATCCATTATGGCCTGCACCTGTTCCGCGGTTACGGGATCTCCATTATTTCCCCAACTGCTGCGTTCGTGATTGATGAGTGCGGCTACTTCTTCGGGTTTAAGCCCTGCGTTGGCACCCACCGCCGGCATTGCGGCAAATTCCGGCCGTGGGTCGTACCCTTTCATAATGATGGTTACAAAAAGCTCCAGATTGTCTCCCAGCACCACGGGGCTTCCTTTCAGCGGAGGAAAAGCGCCCGGCAAACCTTCGCCACCCGCCTGATGGCAGCTTGCACAATTTGCTGTGAACAGTGCACTTCCATCAGGAAGAGTTCTCCCGCCGGCATTTGCTGTAGTTCCCTTCTCTTTTTTATATAAAAATTCTCCAGATGCTATATTATCAGGTAAATCGGTTTGCTTCAGACTCAGCAGATATGCGACCAAATCCTGCGCATCCTTTGATGGGATTATTTTCCCGGTAAGCCCTGCCCTGAAGGCTGCAGGCACACTCACCTCCACATCGCCGGGCCCCAGATCCTCCTTTACCAGGAACAACCATTTGTAGGACGGCATTATGGATTCCGGAACCACAGAACGTGGGTTGTATAAATGAGCGTACTGCCACTCTTTACTGGGCTGCCGTGTTCCTATACTTGTAAGGTCGGGTCCTGTTCTCTCCGTTCCCATCAGGGTGGCGGTATTCTGAAAAAGATTCAGTCTCCGGTTCCGGGCATAATCTGCAGCCATGCTGGGGCGCGACCCAAATACCGCATCCATGTCCACATTCCGTACCTGCTGAGTATGGCAGGCTACGCAGCCTTCTCTTATATAAACAGCTTTCCCATTGTTCTCACTTTCAGTGAGTGCTGCAGTACCGGGTAAAGGTTGGTTAATTTTTTCATTATTCAGCGCCGGCAGAATGCAGATAATCAGCGTGAGCACCAGAAAGAATGTCAGTGCGGCGGAGAACAGTTTTTTATGGTTGTTAAAGAAATCCATCAGACGTTCGCTTTTTTATGTTGAATGATTTCCAGCATATCTGCCGGAGTTTGCGGCAGGTAGATTTCCCTTCGGGGTTTGATCATCCGGTAGAAGTTGTACGCAAATACAATATGCGAAATCCACATCATGGTGCCTCCGATCGCGCGCCACAGCCAGTATGGAACCATCGTAACCACACTTTCAATAAAGGGCTGTTTATCCATCCACTGTATACCCTTCAACGTACTGCCGATCATCAGCGAAATGGTGTACACCAGTACTCCGATAAGCGCGAGCCAGAAATGGAGGCCCACCGCGAGACTTGGCGGCTGGTAGGAGGTTATTCGCGGAACCAACGTATAGGTAAAAGAAAACAGCATGAACGTGATGATGCCGTACATCGTAAGGTGCGAGTGGGCCACTGTGAAATCGGTAAAATGCCACAGCAGGTTTGTACTTCGGAAGGCCTCCACGGTTCCCTGCATGGAACCTGTAAAATAAAAGATGATCGAAACCACCTAAAACGGAAGCACATAACTGAGTTTCAGGCGGTGCCAGGAGCCGCGTATCGTCATCATAAAGTTCACGCTGCCGGCGGCAACGGGAATCACCATCCCTACACTGGCCACAATCGCCACGGTCTGCATCCACCACGGAATGGCACTGAAGATAAAGTGATGCGTACCAATAAGGGTATAGAACAAAATCTGGGTCCAGAAGGCCAGAATACTGAGGCTGTATGAATAAACGGGGCTGTTCAGTTCCTGAGGCAGAAAATAGTACATAAGTCCGAGGTTAAGGAACATAAACCACATGCCCACGCCCTGATGCATAAAATAGCCCTGAACAATGGTCTCGCCAAGGCCCTGTTGCCAGAAGGGAAGATAGGCAACAATCAGAATCGTAATTACAAACATCATTGCTGAGACGATGTACCAGTTGGAGACGTAAATCTCTTCGGTCTTCCTGAACGCAATGGTCTTAAAAAGATTATACACCGTAATGATGATGCCGCCCGCAAAAAGCGCCATGACCGGCCAGATATATTCCCTGTATTCGCCGCCGCTGTTGTTTACACCGGCCACGAGCAGGATGCTGCCCAGGAGTACTGCACTATTCATTAAAATCAGCGTATAGTATCCGGATTTAAGACTGAAAATCCTTGTATTCCCGACACGCGGAACCACATAATAGGAAAAGCCAACCATTGCCATGGAAGCCCAACCCCGAAAGACCATATTGGTATGCACGGGTCTTAATCTCCCGAAGCTTAACCAACTGATGTGGTCGGCATCCGGGGCAACGAATTTTATTCCAAGATAGAATCCCACGGAAGTACCCACGAAAAGCCAGAAGATGGCACAGCCCAGATACCAGAGAATGAGCTGCCTCTCTTCAGCCGGAATCTGTACCTTCCCTTTAGATTCCCTCTTGGTATGCAGAAAACGGATGTCATGCACTTCGGTCGCCTGATCTATCAAGCCTTTGGGATCCTGAACACTTCTGTTCGGCGAAAGTTCGTCTCCTGCCAATTGGAACTCCAGTTCAAGGCGGCGCTCCTCCAGTTGAGTGATTTCGGTCGGTTGAAGGTTTCTGATCTTTTTGTAGATGCCTTTTAATTCTTTTGTTTTTAAAGTGTTTGAAATGATCCGGTTGATTCTGACCAGCATAAGGATCAGCGCAAAAATAATGGGTACGGAAAGGAGAATGATGGTGAGCTGCAAACCTGGCTCGTTCAGAAGTTTGTCCATGATGTCTGTTAAAGATCCACTGCTTTGGGATCCTTAAATGTACACGGACTTACGGTATCGTCTTATGACCTTAATCATAAGAGCATTCCTGTTTTAATAGTAAATTTTACGGTCATTTATCTGAAGCTGCCCTTCCTTTTCCATCATTTTCACTGTACGGATTACCGTCTCCACCCGAAGTCCGGTAAGGTTTGCCATTTGCTGCCGGGTAAGCGGAAGGCAATAAAGACTTGTGCAGGTGGAGTGCATTTGTTTGAAATAATCCATCAGACCGCTGAGACGGACGTGCGGGTCTTTGGAGAAAAGATTCTGGGACATCAGCATTTTATAATAAAGCCGTTGTGCCAGAGTCCTGTTAATGGCCAGCGAATATTGAGGATGAGCATGCAGAAGTTCAAAAAAGCGGTCTTTTGGAAGCTCCAGCACGGTGCTCGCGCTCAGCGCTGCTGCGTCGGTAGGATAAGACCTGTCCAGAAACAGTAAGGCTTCGCCAAAACACTGGCCTGTTTCAAAGATATGCTGAATAAATTCCTTACCGTCCTCACTGGTATTGCTCAGCTTTACCTGTCCGGAAACAATCTGAAAATAATGCAGACCCAACGAGTGCTTTTCATAAATATAATCGCCGGTTTCATACGTGTGGACCGTAGCATCATAACTTTTTAACAGTTCTGCAGGAATCATGCTTAAAGATAGCGAATTGATTTGAAGAGCAGGCACCGCCATTCGAATTAACAGTACAATTGCCTCAACAGCTGACAACCGGACCGCCGGTAAATAAAATAAAAAAGCTCCCTTTCGGAAGCTTAAGTTTAGCTGTTTGCAAGCTGCAACACACCGGTTTTCTCCATACATTCCCGCATCTTAAGATAGGTGCGCTCAATGTCATGGTCCAGACCGATGGAAAAACGGATGAGTCCTGGTGAAAGACCC
This window encodes:
- a CDS encoding cytochrome C — translated: MPEHNALVLLYIDDESNPVAELQTPVIFNLDTTKLTDGFHTLKIVSKFDRKEGVKVINFSVRNGPIIHIEGLSDNETVSGTLPLMLNAYDTGRNQSFIIKGSENPRTIPVWVWVIALVFVAWAAFYLVTNFSL
- a CDS encoding cytochrome c, which produces MDFFNNHKKLFSAALTFFLVLTLIICILPALNNEKINQPLPGTAALTESENNGKAVYIREGCVACHTQQVRNVDMDAVFGSRPSMAADYARNRRLNLFQNTATLMGTERTGPDLTSIGTRQPSKEWQYAHLYNPRSVVPESIMPSYKWLFLVKEDLGPGDVEVSVPAAFRAGLTGKIIPSKDAQDLVAYLLSLKQTDLPDNIASGEFLYKKEKGTTANAGGRTLPDGSALFTANCASCHQAGGEGLPGAFPPLKGSPVVLGDNLELFVTIIMKGYDPRPEFAAMPAVGANAGLKPEEVAALINHERSSWGNNGDPVTAEQVQAIMDKIE
- a CDS encoding YcxB family protein → MKLKTNVSFMQYLQLMFKLTYQKPMLRVLIGVAVILLLWIIIHHLHITTLPTPIIYQYITLILIAVVQPFIVFITIHSNYHSSNQLRETLDMEITDDLIKIRGQSFYMEIQWVQIYRFSELKRWFLIYQNNLSAIIIPKRSLTEEEITRLRSIMAKAEKNQHK
- a CDS encoding Crp/Fnr family transcriptional regulator, whose amino-acid sequence is MIPAELLKSYDATVHTYETGDYIYEKHSLGLHYFQIVSGQVKLSNTSEDGKEFIQHIFETGQCFGEALLFLDRSYPTDAAALSASTVLELPKDRFFELLHAHPQYSLAINRTLAQRLYYKMLMSQNLFSKDPHVRLSGLMDYFKQMHSTCTSLYCLPLTRQQMANLTGLRVETVIRTVKMMEKEGQLQINDRKIYY